In the Bacillus amyloliquefaciens DSM 7 = ATCC 23350 genome, TGATTGTGCGATGGCGACAGGAACCACAATCGCAGCCGCGATCATAAATGCCGTCCATTGCAAACCCCCGAGTATCAGTTTCAAGTCAATCAACCTCTCCTGTTAAAAATCGAAAATGGAATCCCCGTTTCCGTCTTCCCCGCGTTCGTCTTTCGTTTTTTTCTGATATTGATTCAGCCCGGCGCTGCCCATCATTTTTTCAAGCAGAAGCGGGTCTGTCGAAGGAGACGCGGAAGGCTTCGGCGCCTCTTTCGGAATCGGATTCTGCACAGGCGCCACAGCGGTGTGCGTCTGGGTGCCGAGCACGACGTCACACAGAGAGCGGACGGCGGCCACGTGCATTTTGATCTCCTCGGCGCGGGACGCCGTTTTTGCCTGCCTCAGTTCTTCTTCCATCTTCTGAATCAAAGCAGAGATATGTATGTTCATGAGTAAATCCTCCAGCAGTAATTTGTCTTCTTCCTGCATTTTATCAAATTTCTGACCGAATCGCAGAAATGAGTTTGTTATTTTTTCTGACAGCATACGGCCCCGGGCGTCAAAAAAGGCGTTTCCGCCGGGCGGAAACGCCTCAAAAAACCGGTTATTGCGGCAGATCGGGGATGCACCAGTCAATCGGCTGCTCCCCCATTTTTTCAAGGGCGGCGTTTGTACGGGAAAACGGTCTGCTCCCGAAAAAGCCGTTCCTTGCCGAAAACGGGCTCGGGTGAGTCGATTCAATAATAACGTGTTTCGATGTGTCAATACGCTCTTTTTTCATCTGTGCGTGACGTCCCCACAGGATAAAGACAATCGGCTTTTCTCTTTCATTCACCACATCAATGATGCGGTCAGTGAGCCGCTCCCATCCCTTGCCTTTGTGGGAATTAGCCTGGCCGCGGCGAACCGTAAGCACTGTGTTTAACAGCAGCACTCCCTGCTTCGCCCAGCTGACGAGTGATCCGTGATTCGGTACGGAGCAGCCGATATCATCCTGAAGCTCTATGAAAATATTTTTCAATGACGGCGGCTGTCTGACGCCGGGCTGAACGGAAAAACTGAGCCCGTGCGCCTGTCCGGGACCGTGATACGGATCTTGTCCGAGAATGACCGCTTTTACATCCTCATAGGACGTATAATGCAAGGCATTAAAAATATCATGGCTGTCAGGATAAATCGTTTGGCTGCTGTATTCCTGTTTCAGCATCTCTCTCAGCTCTTGATAATACGGTTTGTCGAATTCATCTTTCAGCTGATTCCACCAGCTGTCTTTTAAAAGCTGTTTCAAACTGTCCGTCCCCCTTATGAACTGTGCAGTCTCGAATAGACGGGCTTTCCGTCCCACACAATGTCAGTCGGCGCCTCCCGCCTCTTCATATCCGGCTCTTCAAGAAGAACCGCGAAGTTTTTCGTCGGGAGCTCCCCAAGCCCGTGCTTTTCGCTTAACCGGTCTAAGTACTGCTTCCGTTTGGCGCCGAGATCCGCGGACTGATTGCCGCCTCCCTCAAAAAACGCATAGATGACGCTCGCGCAAGGAACACGCTTCACACGGTGCTGTTTCGCAGCGCGTAAATAAAAATCCCAGTCCCAATA is a window encoding:
- a CDS encoding uracil-DNA glycosylase, which codes for MKQLLKDSWWNQLKDEFDKPYYQELREMLKQEYSSQTIYPDSHDIFNALHYTSYEDVKAVILGQDPYHGPGQAHGLSFSVQPGVRQPPSLKNIFIELQDDIGCSVPNHGSLVSWAKQGVLLLNTVLTVRRGQANSHKGKGWERLTDRIIDVVNEREKPIVFILWGRHAQMKKERIDTSKHVIIESTHPSPFSARNGFFGSRPFSRTNAALEKMGEQPIDWCIPDLPQ
- a CDS encoding YwdI family protein — encoded protein: MLSEKITNSFLRFGQKFDKMQEEDKLLLEDLLMNIHISALIQKMEEELRQAKTASRAEEIKMHVAAVRSLCDVVLGTQTHTAVAPVQNPIPKEAPKPSASPSTDPLLLEKMMGSAGLNQYQKKTKDERGEDGNGDSIFDF